A genomic region of Raphanus sativus cultivar WK10039 chromosome 6, ASM80110v3, whole genome shotgun sequence contains the following coding sequences:
- the LOC130497017 gene encoding 40S ribosomal protein S16-3-like: MATQQAKASVQCFGRKKTAVAVTHCKRGCGLIKLNGAPIELFNPEILRFKIFEPVFLLGKHRFAGVDMRIRVNGGGHTSQVYAIRQSIAKALVAFYQKYVDEQSKKEIKDVLSRYDRTLLVADPRRCEPKKFGGRGARSRFQKSYR, translated from the coding sequence ATGGCGACTCAACAAGCTAAAGCATCCGTGCAATGCTTCGGAAGGAAGAAGACGGCCGTCGCCGTCACCCACTGCAAGCGCGGCTGCGGTCTGATCAAGCTCAACGGCGCCCCGATCGAGCTATTCAACCCAGAGATCCTCCGGTTCAAGATCTTCGAGCCGGTGTTTCTCCTCGGAAAGCACCGGTTCGCCGGAGTGGACATGAGGATCCGCGTCAACGGCGGCGGTCACACCTCCCAGGTGTACGCGATCCGTCAGAGCATCGCTAAAGCTCTCGTGGCGTTTTACCAGAAGTACGTTGACGAGCAGTCGAAGAAGGAGATCAAGGATGTGCTGAGTAGGTACGATAGGACTCTGCTCGTGGCGGATCCGAGGAGGTGCGAGCCGAAGAAGTTTGGTGGGCGTGGTGCTCGATCTCGTTTCCAGAAGAGTTACCGTTAG
- the LOC130496964 gene encoding glyceraldehyde-3-phosphate dehydrogenase, cytosolic-like yields MAGGKIKIGINGFGRIGRLVARVVLQRDDVELVAVNDPFITTEYMTYMFKYDSVHGQWKHHELKVKDEKTLLFGEKPVTVFGIRNPEDIPWASAGADFVVESTGVFTDKDKAAAHLKGGAKKVVISAPSKDAPMFVVGVNEHEYKSDLDIVSNASCTTNCLAPLAKVINDRFGIVEGLMTTVHSITATQKTVDGPSMKDWRGGRAASFNIIPSSTGAAKAVGKVLPQLNGKLTGMSFRVPTVDVSVVDLTVRLEKAATYDDIKKAIKEESEGKLKGILGYTEDDVVSTDFIGDSRSSIFDAKAGIALSDNFVKLVSWYDNEWGYSTRVVDLIVHMSKC; encoded by the exons ATGG CTGGCGGTAAGATCAAGATCGGAATCAACG GATTCGGAAGAATCGGTCGTTTGGTTGCTAGAGTTGTTCTTCAGAGGGACGATGTCGAGCTCGTCGCCGTCAACGATCCCTTCATCACCACTGAGTACATG ACCTACATGTTCAAGTACGACAGTGTTCACGGTCAATGGAAACACCATGAGCTCAAGGTTAAGGATGAGAAGACTCTTCTCTTCGGTGAGAAGCCAGTCACTGTCTTTGGCATCAG GAACCCTGAGGATATCCCATGGGCTTCGGCTGGAGCCGACTTTGTTGTTGAGTCCACCGGTGTGTTCACTGACAAGGACAAAGCTGCTGCTCACTTGAAG GGTGGTGCAAAGAAGGTTGTCATCTCTGCCCCAAGCAAGGACGCTCCCATGTTTGTCGTTGGTGTCAACGAGCACGAGTACAAGTCCGACCTTGACATTGTCTCCAACGCTAGTTGCACCACTAACTGCCTTGCTCCTCTTGCCAAG GTTATCAACGACAGGTTCGGAATTGTTGAGGGTCTTATGACTACCGTCCACTCTATCACTG CTACTCAGAAGACCGTTGATGGACCATCAATGAAGGACTGGAGAGGTGGAAGAGCCGCTTCATTCAACATCATTCCCAGCAGCACCGGAGCTGCCAAGGCTGTCGGAAAGGTGCTTCCACAGCTCAACGGAAAGCTGACCGGAATGTCCTTCCGTGTTCCCACCGTTGATGTCTCAGTTGTTGACCTCACGGTTAGACTCGAGAAAGCTGCAACCTACGACGATATCAAGAAGGCTATCAA GGAGGAATCTGAAGGCAAGCTTAAGGGAATCCTTGGATACACTGAGGATGATGTCGTCTCAACTGACTTCATTGGTGACAGCAGGTCCAGCATCTTCGACGCAAAGGCTGGAATCGCTTTGAGTGACAACTTCGTGAAGCTGGTGTCGTGGTATGACAACGAATGGGGTTACAGCACCCGTGTGGTCGACTTGATCGTCCACATGTCCAAGTGCTAA
- the LOC108810145 gene encoding glutamate receptor 1.1: MEILISLLVCLLLFPTIKPGVADQNDGVTVDVRVGLVVDLGSTEGNILETSFALALSDFYRINNEYQTRVSVLARDSQGDPLLAYSAVTNLIKNAKVEAIIGAQSLQEAKLLAVVSKKAKVPVISLLAPDSLSLNRYDHFIQTTHDQTSEAKGITSLIHDLNRTSVVVIYEDADDWRESLQTLVEHFQDERISIDGTASFSGSSGENHMMNQLRKVTYKVSRGAVFVVHMSENLVSSLLQCAEKLGLMEQGPVWLLTTRSMNHFHFSSHFATRSMQRVIGFRPYVPVSSETMDFTSRVTNALMETKRYSVWAHGVACILATAAEKMSLKKSENVSSNLLETMRQISYKGLSHCDIQMVGNKYLLGTFEIVDMVGTMERRIGLWSCDKFCERRDVMASSPNDLEIQRHRLLEENGEHKKLLRVLVPAGNKVPNLMSMRLDTETGLYTASGFCIEVFKTCIAPFNYQLEFIPYNGSYNNLAYLLSTQSDKYDAAVGDITITSNRSLYVDFTLPFTDIGIGILTVKKRSQGMWTFFDPFDRSLWLASGAFFILTGVVVWLVERSVNPEFQGSWGQQLCIMLWFGFSTIVFAQREKLEKMSSRFLVIVWLFVVLILTSSYSANLTSTKTISRIQLNHQAVFTSTTLNNMKLGSINAVEAYAQGLRDGTLSHVINEIPYLNLLLGYYPDAFVMTDRETSTNGFGFMFQKGSGLATNVSREIAKLRSLGTLKDIEQRWFQKLDSLNVRSNADDVASLNDVDESSNRFSFRELRGLFIIAGVAHALVIALHLVHIRQEILIKLQSFYLLVKNDSSFTR, encoded by the exons ATGGAGATTCTGATTTCTCTGCTCGTTTGCTTACTTCTCTTTCCGACGATTAAACCAGGAGTAGCTGATCAAAACGACGGTGTTACAGTGGACGTTAGGGTTGGATTGGTGGTAGACTTGGGTTCCACGGAAGGAAATATTCTCGAGACTTCTTTTGCCTTGGCGCTTTCTGATTTTTATCGCATCAACAATGAATACCAAACCAGAGTCTCTGTTTTAGCAAGAGACTCTCAAGGAGATCCTCTCCTTGCCTATTCTGCCG TTACAAACCTTATCAAGAATGCAAAAGTGGAAGCTATTATTGGTGCACAATCGTTACAAGAAGCCAAGCTTCTTGCAGTAGTTAGTAAGAAAGCTAAAGTTCCTGTAATATCACTTCTTGCTCCAGATTCTTTATCTTTGAACAGATATGATCACTTCATTCAAACCACGCACGATCAGACATCAGAAGCTAAGGGTATAACAAGTCTAATACATGATTTAAACCGGACATCGGTTGTGGTTATATACGAGGATGCTGATGATTGGAGAGAGAGTTTGCAAACACTCGTGGAACATTTTCAAGATGAAAGAATCAGCATCGATGGTACTGCTTCTTTCTCCGGATCATCAGGAGAAAACCATATGATGAATCAGCTGAGGAAGGTTACTTATAAAGTCTCAAGAGGTGCAGTTTTCGTGGTGCATATGTCTGAGAATCTTGTTTCTAGTCTCTTACAATGTGCGGAGAAGTTAGGTTTGATGGAACAAGGTCCTGTTTGGCTTCTCACCACAAGAAGCATGAATCATTTTCATTTCTCCAGCCATTTTGCAACTAGGTCTATGCAAAGGGTGATTGGTTTCAGACCCTACGTTCCAGTATCATCAGAGACTATGGATTTTACTTCAAGGGTGACAAATGCATTGATGGAAACTAAGCGTTATAGTGTATGGGCACACGGTGTTGCTTGTATTCTAGCAACCGCAGCAGAGAAGATGAGtctaaaaaaatctgaaaatgtATCATCAAACCTTCTTGAGACAATGAGGCAGATTAGTTACAAGGGTTTGAGCCATTGTGACATTCAAATGGTTGGCAACAAGTATCTTTTAGGTACATTTGAGATTGTGGATATGGTTGGAACAATGGAGAGAAGAATAGGATTATGGAGTTGTGATAAGTTTTGTGAAAGAAGAGACGTCATGGCTTCTTCACCCAATGATCTTGAGATCCAAAGGCACCGTTTACTGGAAGAGAATGGTGAACATAAGAAGTTGCTTAGGGTCTTAGTACCAGCAGGAAACAAGGTTCCAAATCTAATGTCCATGCGTCTTGATACTGAAACAGGTCTCTATACTGCTAGTGGATTTTGCATAGAAGTTTTCAAGACTTGCATTGCTCCTTTTAACTACCAGCTGGAGTTTATACCTTACAACGGGAGCTATAACAACCTTGCTTATCTACTCTCTACTCAG AGTGACAAATACGATGCAGCTGTTGGTGATATAACCATCACTTCCAACAGATCTTTGTATGTTGATTTTACTCTGCCTTTCACAGACATTGGTATAGGAATCTTGACGGTAAAGAAGAGAAGCCAAGGAATGTGGACTTTCTTTGACCCTTTCGATAGATCCTTGTGGCTAGCAAGTGGAGCTTTCTTTATCTTGACTGGAGTTGTTGTTTGGTTGGTTGAACGGTCCGTTAATCCTGAGTTTCAGGGCTCTTGGGGACAACAACTTTGTATCATGCTCTGGTTTGGATTCTCAACCATTGTCTTTGCTCAAA GAGAGAAGCTGGAGAAAATGTCATCAAGATTCTTAGTCatagtttggttatttgtaGTGTTGATATTGACATCAAGTTATAGTGCAAATTTGACATCAACCAAGACCATTTCTCGCATACAATTAAACCATCAGGCGGTTTTCACCTCTACCACTTTAAATAATATGAAGCTTGGATCCATTAATGCAGTCGAGGCATATGCTCAAGGTTTGAGAGATGGAACTCTTAGTCATGTTATCAATGAAATACCGTATCTCAATCTCCTTCTCGGATACTATCCGGATGCTTTTGTGATGACAGATAGAGAGACTAGTACTAATGGCTTTGGGTTT ATGTTCCAGAAAGGTTCAGGTTTGGCTACAAATGTTTCACGAGAAATCGCGAAGCTAAGGTCATTGGGAACTCTGAAGGACATAGAGCAGAGATGGTTTCAGAAGCTGGATTCATTGAACGTACGTTCCAACGCTGATGATGTTGCATCTCTTAATGACGTTGATGAATCATCTAATAGGTTCAGCTTCCGTGAGTTGCGTGGTTTGTTCATCATTGCTGGAGTTGCTCATGCTCTTGTAATAGCCTTGCATCTCGTTCATATTCGTCAGGAGATACTCATCAAACTACAAAGTTTCTATCTACTAGTAAAAAATGATTCATCATTCACAAGATGA